A window of Saccharomyces paradoxus chromosome XIII, complete sequence contains these coding sequences:
- the PRP39 gene encoding Prp39p (U1 snRNP protein involved in splicing~similar to YML046W) — translation MSDETNFTIEEIEPRPDALRGLDTQFLQDNTSLVQAYSGLDWSDISSLTQMVDVIEQTVVKYGNPNDSIKLALETILWQILRKYPLLFGFWKRFATIEYQLFGLEKSIAVLATSVKWFPTSLELWCDYLNVLCVNNPNEKDFIRNNFEIAKGLIGKQFLSHPFWDKFIEFEVGQENWLNVQRIYEYIIEIPLHQYARFFTSYKKFLNEKNLKATRNIDTVLRRTQTIVNEIWQFESKIKQPFFNLGQVSNDDLENWSRYLKFVTDPSKSLDKGFVMSIFDRCLIPCLYNENTWMMYIKWLTKEDLSDEVLVDVYQKANKFLPLDVKTLRYDFLRFLKRKYRSNNTLFNKIFNETVSLFLKIWPNDISLMTDYICMLKRHSFKNSLDQPPKEILEKQTSFTKILETSITNYINNQIDAKVHLQTLINDKNLSMVVVELIKTTWLVLKNNMQTRKYFNLYQKNSLIKDSVPFWLTYYKFEKSNVNFTKLNKFVKELGVEIYLPTTIMNDILTDYRTFYVTHSDIVTYESSIVDSNTFDPILYPELKMSNPKYESIVDIKASAEWNKRTEWKEAGHVGIMTERPQISNSIIECNSGNLVKRPISLPNFRNLEKINQLKVNDLYTEEFLKQNK, via the coding sequence ATGTCAGATGAAACAAACTTTACaatagaagaaattgagcCTAGACCTGATGCGCTTCGAGGTCTAGACACCCAGTTCCTTCAAGATAACACATCATTGGTGCAAGCTTACAGTGGTTTAGACTGGTCTGATATTTCTTCGTTGACTCAAATGGTAGATGTTATAGAGCAAACAGTAGTTAAATATGGCAACCCGAATgattcaataaaattgGCCCTTGAGACTATTCTATGGCAAATACTGCGTAAGTACCCCTTATTGTTTGGATTTTGGAAGAGGTTTGCTACTATTGAGTACCAGTTATTTGGCCTCGAGAAATCGATCGCTGTTCTCGCCACTTCCGTTAAATGGTTCCCAACTTCTCTGGAGTTATGGTGTGATTATTTGAATGTGTTGTGTGTCAATAACCCGAATGAAAAGGACTTTATTagaaataattttgaaattgcgAAGGGCCTTATTGGTAAGCAGTTTCTGTCACACCCTTTTTGGGATAAGTTTATAGAATTTGAAGTTGGACAGGAGAACTGGCTTAACGTCCAACGAATATACGAATATATTATCGAAATCCCTCTACATCAGTACGCAAGGTTTTTCACATCTTACAAGAAGtttttaaatgaaaaaaaccTGAAGGCTACAAGAAACATTGATACAGTCTTAAGAAGGACACAAACAATTGTAAATGAAATTTGGCAGTTCGAatcaaaaatcaaacaGCCCTTTTTCAACCTGGGTCAAGTTTCAAatgatgatttggaaaattggTCGcgatatttgaaatttgtaACAGATCCTTCAAAATCACTGGATAAGGGATTCGTAATGTCAATTTTTGACAGATGTTTGATTCCTTGTCTTTACAATGAAAATACGTGGATGATGTATATTAAATGGCTAACAAAGGAAGATTTATCTGATGAAGTACTAGTGGATGTTTATCAAAAAGCCAATAAGTTTTTACCACTAGATGTCAAGACTTTGAGATATGATTTTCTTaggtttttgaaaagaaaataccgATCAAATAATACCTTATTCAATAAGATATTCAATGAAACAGTATcgctttttttaaagatttGGCCCAACGATATTTCACTTATGACAGACTATATTTGTATGTTGAAAAGACATTCTTTTAAGAATTCCTTAGACCAACCGCccaaagaaattttagAGAAACAGACATCGTTCACTAAAATCTTAGAGACATCAATCACCAACTACATAAATAATCAAATTGACGCCAAGGTGCATCTACAGACTTTAATAAACGACAAAAACTTAAGTATGGTAGTGGTAGAACTGATAAAGACTACCTGGCTTGtacttaaaaataatatgcAAACAAGGAAGTATTTCaatctttatcaaaaaaattctctcATTAAAGATTCCGTACCGTTCTGGTTAACTTACtacaaatttgaaaagagtaATGTGAATTTTACCAAGCTGAATAAATTTGTTAAGGAGCTTGGCGTAGAAATATACTTGCCGACCACAATAATGAATGATATTTTGACGGACTACAGGACTTTCTATGTAACGCATTCGGATATCGTAACGTATGAATCCTCCATTGTGGATTCGAATACATTTGACCCTATTTTATATCCTGAGCTAAAAATGTCGAATCCAAAATACGAATCGATTGTGGATATTAAAGCAAGTGCAGAGTGGAATAAAAGGACGGAATGGAAGGAGGCTGGTCACGTCGGCATAATGACAGAAAGGCCGCAGATATCGAACAGTATAATTGAGTGCAATTCAGGAAATTTGGTTAAAAGGCCTATTAGTCTACCAAATTTTAGAAACTTGGAGAAAATTAATCAACTCAAGGTTAATGATTTATACACGGAAGAATTCCTTAAGCAAAATAAATGA
- the RRN11 gene encoding Rrn11p (Component of the core factor (CF) rDNA transcription factor complex~similar to YML043C), whose translation MFEVPITLTNKKFAQRRKLKYQYINHTSRRFDKIAKKSNTGDSLPTPENSAAENNDEDYNDAEYEEQNSEGGAYRGSILQQKKRRRERHWKSVVGEIYSTTETESDSQEEEVEGDIEHETEINKEDSDEERKFWKKYEKPEKSFEIWRTVSSQNKSPINKQKMTYHNFKKIEKNSLRKMEIPLLHSTKENKLYFQSISKGLEPLKTSTSEIRNYRTRHIITLTDLLHLNVSRHNWSLAYKIFATLIRIPGVQIKSLWGVGVEVLNNLPNSSTSLDFLQWMCQIYSSKSRFVQNINYRSIVPPFQTGSRTHTAKFAITYLWSSLINCQKSMEPSSNIIDKRFDMENDILQELIDKISEWVLTPPFMEDAEVWFIYASCHLLKADALSRQFASDNKNKDLIGLDRDIKINQIIKHIHYVRIFLKTCLDKGGFIVPSRLIENQLKNFESRLYDEAQDIQEGEVANVYDSINNSSVENSFGDVYETNAEFLDTQLMDLSPEDNELAETHYSDEDSSE comes from the coding sequence ATGTTTGAAGTCCCTATAACCTTGACTAATAAGAAGTTTGctcaaagaagaaagttaaAGTATCAATATATAAATCACACCTCCAGAAGATTTGACAAAATTGCCAAGAAATCTAATACTGGAGATAGTTTGCCCACACCCGAAAATTCCGCAGCTGAAAATAATGACGAAGATTATAATGATGCAGAATACGAAGAACAAAATAGTGAAGGTGGTGCGTATAGGGGATCAATACTgcagcaaaagaaaaggagaagAGAAAGACATTGGAAAAGTGTGGTTGGTGAAATTTATTCTACTACAGAAACTGAATCGGATTCTcaagaggaagaagttgaGGGAGATATCGAGCATGAGACTGAAATAAATAAGGAGGATAGCGACGAAGAGAGAAAGTTCtggaaaaaatacgaaaaaCCTGAAAAgagttttgaaatttggcGAACAGTGTCTTCACAGAATAAAAGCCCCAttaacaaacaaaaaatgacatatcataattttaaaaaaattgagaagaaTTCTTTACGGAAAATGGAAATTCCCCTATTGCATAGcacaaaggaaaataaactttACTTTCAATCTATATCCAAAGGGTTGGAACCATTGAAAACATCAACATCAGAAATCAGGAATTACCGCACAAGACATATAATAACATTAACCGACCTTTTGCATTTGAATGTGTCGAGACATAACTGGTCACTTGcatataaaatatttgcCACATTAATAAGGATCCCAGGGGTGCAAATCAAGTCTCTTTGGGGTGTTGGTGTTGAAGTACTGAATAATTTACCAAACTCATCAACAAGTCTTGACTTCCTACAATGGATGTGTCAAATCTATTCATCAAAGTCAagatttgttcaaaatattaattACCGTTCCATTGTCCCCCCTTTTCAAACTGGTTCTAGGACTCATACTGCGAAGTTTGCCATCACATACCTATGGTCCTCTTTAATTAATTGCCAAAAATCTATGGAACCATCATCAAACATCATTGATAAGCGTTTTGATATGGAAAACGATATACTACAAGAACTAATTGATAAGATATCAGAATGGGTACTCACCCCTCCATTTATGGAAGACGCCGAAGTTTGGTTCATTTATGCATCGTGCCATTTATTAAAGGCCGATGCTTTGTCGAGGCAATTTGCCAGTgacaacaaaaataaagatctAATTGGTTTAGATAGAGACATAAAGATCAACCAGATTATAAAGCACATTCACTACGTGAGGATATTCTTAAAAACTTGTTTAGACAAAGGCGGGTTTATCGTTCCTAGCAGGTTAATTGAAAATCAGTTGAAGAACTTCGAATCAAGGCTGTACGATGAAGCACAAGATATTCAGGAGGGGGAAGTGGCCAACGTATATGATAGCATTAATAATAGTTCAGTGGAAAACTCGTTTGGAGACGTGTACGAAACAAACGCAGAGTTTCTAGATACACAGTTAATGGATTTATCACCAGAGGACAACGAATTGGCCGAAACTCATTACAGTGATGAAGACTCGAGTGAGTGA